From one Flavobacteriales bacterium genomic stretch:
- a CDS encoding phosphoribosylaminoimidazolesuccinocarboxamide synthase, with protein MTTTDTTLIRSELSHPLIQKVYRGKVRDVYTLSDGRIILVASDRISAFDVVLPRGIPHKGQVLSQLSWHMLQATAAIAPNWAIAQPDPNVVIGQACETVKVEMVVRGYLAGHAWRTYSEGKRVLCGASLPEGLKESDRLPAPIITPSTKADEGHDEDITPAEILSRCLCTKEEWDTMCRYALALFAEGSRMAEERGLLLVDTKYEFGRAPDGRILLIDEVHTPDSSRYFYADGYADRQAKDERQKQLSKEFVREWLIAGGFMGKEGQQVPAMDDAFVQSVTDRYVELYERITGKAFVPADTGDLNARIQQALKKHLG; from the coding sequence ATGACGACGACCGATACCACGCTCATCCGCAGTGAACTGAGCCATCCGTTGATCCAGAAGGTCTATCGCGGCAAGGTGCGCGATGTGTACACCCTGAGCGACGGCCGCATCATCCTGGTGGCCAGCGACCGCATCAGCGCCTTCGATGTGGTGCTGCCGCGCGGCATCCCGCACAAGGGTCAGGTGCTCAGCCAGCTCAGTTGGCACATGCTGCAAGCCACGGCGGCCATCGCTCCGAACTGGGCCATCGCGCAGCCCGACCCGAACGTGGTGATCGGCCAGGCCTGCGAGACGGTGAAGGTGGAGATGGTGGTGCGCGGCTACCTCGCGGGCCATGCCTGGCGCACCTACAGCGAAGGCAAGCGCGTGCTCTGCGGTGCCTCGCTTCCGGAAGGCTTGAAGGAGAGTGATCGCCTGCCCGCGCCGATCATCACCCCGAGCACCAAGGCCGATGAGGGCCACGATGAGGACATCACCCCGGCGGAGATCCTCTCGCGCTGCCTGTGCACCAAGGAGGAATGGGACACGATGTGCCGATACGCGCTGGCCCTCTTCGCGGAAGGATCACGCATGGCGGAGGAGCGCGGCCTGCTGCTCGTTGACACCAAGTACGAATTCGGCCGAGCGCCCGATGGCCGCATCCTGCTCATCGATGAGGTGCATACGCCAGACAGCTCGCGCTACTTCTACGCCGATGGCTATGCTGATCGGCAGGCCAAGGACGAGCGCCAGAAGCAATTGAGCAAGGAGTTCGTTCGCGAATGGCTCATCGCCGGTGGCTTCATGGGCAAAGAGGGCCAACAGGTGCCCGCGATGGACGATGCCTTCGTGCAGAGCGTCACGGATCGTTACGTGGAATTGTACGAGCGCATCACCGGAAAGGCCTTCGTACCAGCGGACACCGGCGACCTCAACGCACGCATCCAGCAAGCGCTGAAGAAGCACCTTGGTTGA
- a CDS encoding PhoH family protein, producing MSEKLITITGVDPVDILGANDANLRIIRGLFPKLSLVARGDTVKVSGTPDDIALFEARFAELLGHVARYNELPRKVLDDIMGGGEAPRNGGDPEDDVLVFGNAGLRVKARTPNQQRLVEAVRESDMVFAIGPAGTGKTYTAVALAVKALKERSVRRIILTRPAVEAGENLGFLPGDLREKLDPYLQPLYDALKDMIPAARLSEYLEEGVIQIAPLAFMRGRTLDNAFVILDEAQNATLPQVKMFLTRMGRNAKFVITGDVTQVDLPDRQPSGLMPAVDMLRQVPGIAIIELDVRDVIRHELVTRVLGAFAEHERKGEA from the coding sequence TTGAGCGAGAAGCTGATCACCATCACGGGGGTTGATCCCGTGGATATCCTCGGCGCCAACGACGCCAACCTGCGGATCATCCGCGGCCTCTTCCCCAAGCTCAGCCTCGTGGCGCGCGGCGACACTGTGAAGGTGAGCGGCACCCCCGATGACATCGCGCTCTTCGAGGCCCGCTTCGCCGAGCTCCTGGGCCATGTGGCGCGCTACAATGAGCTGCCGCGCAAGGTTCTTGACGACATCATGGGCGGCGGCGAGGCCCCGCGCAACGGCGGCGACCCCGAGGATGACGTGCTCGTGTTCGGCAACGCCGGCCTACGCGTGAAAGCCCGCACGCCCAATCAGCAGCGCTTGGTGGAGGCCGTGCGCGAGAGCGACATGGTGTTCGCCATCGGTCCGGCCGGAACCGGTAAGACCTACACGGCGGTGGCCCTCGCCGTGAAGGCGCTGAAGGAGCGCAGCGTCCGCCGCATCATCCTCACACGACCTGCGGTGGAGGCCGGCGAGAACCTCGGCTTCCTGCCCGGTGACCTGCGGGAGAAGCTTGATCCCTACCTGCAGCCGCTCTACGATGCGCTCAAGGACATGATCCCCGCGGCGCGCCTGAGCGAGTACCTTGAAGAGGGCGTGATCCAAATCGCACCGCTGGCTTTCATGCGCGGCCGCACGCTCGACAATGCCTTCGTGATCCTGGATGAAGCGCAGAATGCCACGCTCCCGCAAGTGAAGATGTTCCTCACGCGCATGGGCCGCAACGCCAAGTTCGTGATCACTGGCGATGTGACCCAGGTGGACCTGCCCGACCGCCAGCCCAGCGGATTGATGCCCGCGGTTGACATGCTGCGGCAGGTGCCGGGCATCGCCATCATCGAGCTCGATGTGCGCGATGTGATCCGGCACGAGCTGGTGACGCGCGTGCTGGGCGCATTCGCGGAGCATGAGCGGAAAGGGGAAGCATGA